A window from Scleropages formosus chromosome 17, fSclFor1.1, whole genome shotgun sequence encodes these proteins:
- the cxcl13 gene encoding alveolar macrophage chemotactic factor, giving the protein MKYFLLTVVLFSWIAVFQALHRDLPYNKCRCQSMATNCVNINPKAVKEVQIIPKTALCHRTEILITRKNNTTICLHPNAPCIKKAIEKFVK; this is encoded by the exons ATGAAATACTTTCTCCTGACCGTTGTGCTTTTTTCCTGGATCGCTGTATTTCAAG CATTGCACAGAGATCTGCCTTATAATAAATGCCGTTGTCAGAGCATGGCAACCAACTGTGTGAATATCAACCCGAAAGCTGTGAAGGAAGTCCAGATCATCCCGAAGACGGCCCTATGCCACCGCACTGAGATCTT GATTACCCGGAAGAACAACACAACCATTTGCCTGCACCCGAATGCACCATGCATCAAAAAGGCCAttgaaaaatttgtaaaatg a